Proteins encoded within one genomic window of Rhizobium favelukesii:
- a CDS encoding amino acid ABC transporter permease, with translation MNYIFEFGWLAQYYPQIVKGVLITLELIAVGAALGISLGIFCAWVRALGPAWLKPIVATYVELIRNTPFLIQLFFIFFGLPSLGLRLDELTAANIAMVVNLGAYSCEIIRAGMQATPKGQFEAGASLAMTRFETFRHVVLVPSLQRIWPALSSQVVIVMLGSSVVSQIAAEDLTFAANFIQSRTFRAFETYIVSTVIYLCLAILLRQVLAVLGGLIFPRRAAR, from the coding sequence TTGAACTATATTTTCGAATTCGGCTGGCTTGCCCAATATTATCCGCAGATCGTTAAGGGCGTTCTGATAACACTCGAATTGATCGCCGTCGGCGCGGCACTCGGCATTTCGCTCGGTATTTTCTGCGCGTGGGTGCGGGCGCTCGGTCCCGCCTGGCTGAAGCCGATCGTGGCAACTTATGTTGAACTGATCCGCAACACGCCGTTCCTGATCCAGCTTTTCTTCATTTTCTTCGGCCTGCCCTCTCTCGGCCTGCGGCTTGACGAACTGACCGCGGCAAACATCGCGATGGTCGTCAATCTCGGAGCCTATAGCTGCGAGATTATCCGCGCCGGCATGCAGGCAACCCCAAAGGGCCAGTTCGAAGCGGGCGCCAGCCTTGCCATGACCCGCTTCGAGACCTTCCGGCACGTCGTGCTCGTGCCCTCGCTGCAGCGCATTTGGCCGGCCCTGTCGTCGCAGGTGGTGATCGTGATGCTCGGTTCGTCGGTGGTATCGCAGATCGCTGCTGAAGACCTGACCTTTGCCGCGAACTTCATCCAATCGCGGACCTTCCGCGCCTTTGAAACCTATATTGTCTCGACCGTCATATATCTCTGCCTCGCGATCCTGCTTCGCCAGGTACTCGCCGTCCTCGGCGGTCTCATCTTTCCAAGGAGGGCAGCGCGATGA
- a CDS encoding transporter substrate-binding domain-containing protein — MLTRRVFFAIATLAVTAGFGVAAHADSLANITTRGTIRVAVPQDFPPFGSVGTDMAPQGYDIDVANLIAGKLGVKTELVPVTSANRIPYLQTNKVDLVISSLGKNAEREAVIDFTAAYAPFFNGVFAPADVSVTKAEELSAKTIGVTRGAVEDLELTKIAPADAVIKRYEDNNGTISAFLSGQVDVVATGNVVAAAILARNPPKRPELKFLIKNSPCYIGLNKNESALLEKVNAILAAAKTDGALNGISRKWLGADLPADL, encoded by the coding sequence ATGCTCACAAGACGCGTATTTTTTGCAATTGCGACGCTCGCGGTCACCGCCGGCTTCGGGGTCGCCGCACATGCCGACTCGCTCGCCAACATCACCACCCGCGGCACGATCCGCGTCGCCGTCCCGCAGGACTTTCCGCCGTTCGGCAGCGTGGGGACGGACATGGCTCCGCAGGGGTACGATATCGACGTGGCAAACCTGATCGCGGGGAAGCTCGGGGTGAAGACAGAGCTCGTTCCCGTCACCAGCGCAAACCGCATTCCTTATCTCCAGACCAATAAGGTCGATTTGGTAATCTCAAGCCTCGGCAAGAACGCCGAGCGCGAAGCGGTGATCGATTTCACCGCCGCCTATGCCCCGTTCTTCAACGGCGTCTTCGCCCCCGCAGACGTTTCTGTCACGAAGGCCGAGGAACTTTCCGCAAAGACTATCGGCGTCACGCGCGGTGCCGTGGAGGATCTGGAACTGACAAAGATTGCCCCTGCCGACGCCGTCATCAAACGCTACGAGGATAACAACGGCACGATTTCCGCGTTCCTCTCCGGGCAGGTGGATGTGGTTGCAACAGGCAACGTTGTTGCAGCCGCCATCCTCGCCAGAAACCCGCCAAAGCGCCCGGAGCTGAAGTTTCTGATCAAGAACTCTCCCTGCTACATCGGCCTCAACAAGAACGAGTCGGCGCTGCTTGAGAAGGTCAACGCCATCCTTGCCGCTGCCAAAACAGACGGTGCGCTCAACGGCATCTCCCGGAAATGGCTCGGCGCCGATCTTCCGGCCGACCTCTGA
- a CDS encoding amino acid ABC transporter ATP-binding protein, giving the protein MSLIEITEVRKNFGTNEVLKGINLDVEPGEVIAIIGKSGSGKSTLLRCINGLETITQGSISVAGAQLLDDETHLKALRLKVGMIFQQFNLFPHLTVGGNVILSQAVVKKTPKAEAESMARRMLDRVGLGHKFDAYPDELSGGQQQRVAIARALAMQPIALLCDEITSALDPELVSEVLAVVRELAADGMTLLMVTHEMKFARDVCSRVVFMHQGRVHEIGPPQEVFANPKTPELQQFLGVH; this is encoded by the coding sequence ATGTCGCTCATCGAAATCACTGAGGTTCGCAAAAACTTCGGCACCAACGAGGTTCTGAAAGGTATCAATCTCGATGTCGAGCCGGGCGAGGTCATCGCCATCATCGGTAAGAGCGGCTCGGGCAAGTCGACGTTGCTTCGCTGTATCAACGGGCTCGAAACGATCACGCAGGGCTCGATATCGGTCGCCGGTGCGCAACTGCTCGACGACGAAACGCACCTGAAGGCGTTGCGGCTGAAGGTCGGGATGATCTTCCAGCAGTTCAACCTCTTTCCGCATCTGACGGTCGGCGGCAACGTCATTCTCTCCCAGGCCGTCGTGAAAAAGACACCGAAGGCGGAGGCCGAGTCGATGGCCCGTAGGATGCTCGATCGCGTCGGGCTGGGGCACAAGTTCGACGCCTATCCGGACGAGCTTTCGGGCGGCCAGCAGCAGCGGGTGGCGATCGCTCGGGCGCTCGCTATGCAGCCGATCGCGCTCCTCTGCGACGAGATCACCTCGGCGCTCGATCCGGAACTGGTGTCCGAGGTGCTGGCGGTCGTCCGCGAGCTTGCCGCGGACGGCATGACGCTGTTGATGGTGACGCATGAGATGAAGTTCGCCCGCGACGTCTGCTCAAGGGTCGTCTTCATGCACCAGGGCCGCGTTCACGAGATCGGACCGCCGCAGGAGGTGTTCGCCAATCCGAAGACACCGGAGCTCCAGCAGTTTCTCGGCGTTCACTAA
- a CDS encoding type II toxin-antitoxin system VapB family antitoxin produces the protein MAAPQLSVRSSKARDLAHRLARRENRSIAEVVERALESYEIREAGREPASSFYSRLGAQTGTDIDLEAVVRENRHRHQGVDL, from the coding sequence ATGGCCGCACCACAACTCTCTGTCCGAAGCTCCAAGGCGCGAGATTTGGCTCATAGGCTTGCTCGCCGCGAAAATCGTTCGATTGCCGAGGTGGTCGAACGTGCGCTCGAATCCTATGAGATCCGGGAGGCAGGGCGCGAGCCTGCTTCGAGCTTCTATTCGCGTCTTGGGGCGCAAACCGGCACAGACATCGATCTGGAAGCTGTAGTCCGTGAAAATCGCCATCGGCATCAGGGCGTCGATCTTTGA
- a CDS encoding type II toxin-antitoxin system VapC family toxin, whose protein sequence is MIFLDTNVVSETLKKAPNEAVIAWLVRFDAELALPTVTIAEIAFGIQKIRPDQRADRLEQGLQEWRRRFADRIFGLTEEAARAYGEIMGDAARKGRGMSAPDGMIAAIARVNGGRLATRNLTDFETTGLDLISPWDF, encoded by the coding sequence TTGATCTTTCTCGACACCAACGTTGTTTCTGAGACCTTGAAGAAGGCACCAAATGAGGCAGTGATCGCTTGGCTGGTTCGATTCGATGCGGAATTAGCACTGCCAACAGTGACGATCGCCGAGATCGCCTTCGGGATCCAGAAGATAAGGCCGGATCAGCGCGCCGATCGGCTGGAACAAGGGTTGCAAGAGTGGCGTCGTCGTTTTGCTGATCGCATATTCGGATTGACCGAAGAAGCCGCACGCGCTTACGGGGAGATTATGGGCGATGCCGCTCGTAAGGGACGCGGAATGTCGGCACCCGATGGAATGATTGCCGCGATTGCCCGGGTAAACGGTGGCCGCTTAGCAACCCGCAATCTCACGGATTTCGAGACCACAGGGCTCGATCTCATATCTCCGTGGGACTTCTAA
- a CDS encoding type II toxin-antitoxin system RelE/ParE family toxin: MVAYRFYPRADAAQDKIWRDTVEKWGEKQAVTYITGLHTHLQRLCEEKAIWRKLPQRHAVPADVKREAYFSRYEHHYEFFREIDNGDLSVMSILHERMNVPVRLAEDLAVLLGESRAF, encoded by the coding sequence ATGGTTGCGTATCGGTTTTACCCGCGCGCGGACGCGGCGCAGGACAAAATTTGGCGGGATACCGTTGAGAAATGGGGTGAGAAGCAGGCGGTGACTTACATCACCGGCTTGCATACTCATTTGCAGCGGTTGTGCGAGGAAAAGGCGATATGGCGGAAGCTACCGCAACGGCATGCGGTTCCCGCTGATGTCAAACGTGAGGCGTATTTCAGCCGCTACGAACATCACTACGAGTTCTTCCGAGAAATCGATAACGGCGATCTCAGTGTGATGAGCATTTTGCACGAGCGGATGAATGTGCCGGTGCGCCTTGCTGAGGACCTGGCGGTACTACTCGGAGAAAGCCGAGCCTTCTAA
- a CDS encoding amino acid ABC transporter permease, translating into MIEFSTWDILRNLLLATRWTILLSLVSFAGGGAVGLLLLFLRISMRKAARVFAKYYIELFQGTPLLMQLFIAFFGLGLIGIDVPAWLAAGVALILWTASFLAEIWRGCVESINRGQWEASASLGMGRLQQMRYVILPQALKIAVPPTVGFSVQVVKGTALTSIIGFVELSKAGTVVTNATFQPFTVYGLVALIYFALCWPLSKSSQVLERKLNVAHRNH; encoded by the coding sequence ATGATCGAGTTTTCCACATGGGATATCCTGCGCAATCTGCTGCTCGCGACGCGCTGGACCATCCTGCTCTCACTTGTCTCCTTTGCCGGCGGAGGAGCGGTCGGCCTGCTTCTTCTCTTCCTGCGCATCAGCATGCGCAAGGCGGCCAGGGTTTTTGCTAAATATTACATCGAGCTGTTCCAGGGAACGCCACTCCTGATGCAGCTTTTCATCGCTTTCTTCGGCCTTGGACTGATTGGCATCGACGTGCCGGCCTGGCTGGCGGCCGGAGTTGCGCTTATCCTGTGGACAGCTTCGTTCCTCGCCGAAATCTGGCGCGGTTGCGTCGAATCCATCAACCGGGGGCAGTGGGAGGCATCCGCCAGCCTCGGCATGGGGCGGCTGCAGCAAATGCGCTACGTCATTCTTCCGCAGGCTCTGAAGATCGCGGTGCCGCCGACGGTCGGTTTCTCGGTACAGGTCGTCAAGGGCACGGCACTCACCTCGATCATCGGTTTCGTTGAACTCTCCAAGGCCGGAACCGTCGTCACCAACGCCACCTTCCAGCCATTCACTGTCTACGGGCTCGTCGCCCTTATCTATTTCGCGCTCTGCTGGCCCCTGTCCAAAAGCAGCCAAGTGCTTGAAAGGAAGCTCAATGTCGCTCATCGAAATCACTGA
- a CDS encoding GntR family transcriptional regulator, with product MQDLHTEKTRQTNIEEAIVSGILSARIHPGTRLSENQLAGLFGVSRTRVREAMMRLETRGIVHVSPRRGWFVVEPSAEEAMTVYEARRVIESGLLRSMRPLTEDGRQLLLAHLDEEKAAMAAGDRQRLTCLMGDFHIRIAELCGNAVLIEVLRDLTARTILISMLYQSEFHAAQSHQGHCRIFEAMVEGDLVKAAELSIEHLDEVETGLDLTARPDPLSELRISLSLPPKNAPSTSRLSGAKQPVAPKEI from the coding sequence ATGCAAGACTTACATACTGAAAAGACCCGGCAGACAAACATCGAAGAAGCCATCGTTTCAGGCATTCTTTCCGCGCGAATCCATCCGGGCACTCGGCTCAGCGAAAATCAACTCGCCGGGCTTTTCGGAGTATCTCGTACGCGGGTGCGCGAGGCGATGATGCGCCTCGAAACCCGCGGCATCGTTCATGTGAGTCCGCGACGAGGATGGTTCGTCGTAGAGCCTTCGGCTGAAGAAGCGATGACGGTCTACGAGGCGCGGCGGGTCATCGAGTCCGGATTGCTGCGGAGCATGCGGCCGCTGACCGAAGACGGGCGGCAGCTTCTCCTTGCGCATCTGGACGAGGAAAAGGCCGCGATGGCCGCTGGCGACCGTCAGCGCCTAACTTGTCTCATGGGCGATTTTCACATCAGGATCGCGGAGTTGTGCGGCAATGCCGTGCTCATCGAAGTGCTGCGCGATCTTACCGCCCGGACCATTCTCATTTCGATGCTCTACCAATCGGAGTTCCATGCAGCCCAGTCCCATCAGGGGCATTGCCGCATCTTCGAAGCCATGGTCGAAGGCGATCTCGTCAAAGCGGCAGAATTGTCGATCGAGCATCTGGACGAAGTGGAGACGGGCCTGGATCTGACGGCGCGCCCCGATCCGCTGTCCGAACTGCGTATTTCCCTGTCCCTCCCACCCAAGAATGCGCCTTCGACGTCCCGTTTATCCGGCGCGAAACAACCCGTAGCCCCAAAGGAGATATAA
- a CDS encoding DUF982 domain-containing protein produces MELWDIPIIVAGNESGVAYTIGDSRAAIDFLLMRWPCTLNHSYQTAIYVCGRSIADRNENAAAQEAFIAALSDADIAFDFMPASSQGGQAKA; encoded by the coding sequence ATGGAACTCTGGGATATCCCTATCATCGTTGCCGGTAATGAAAGTGGCGTGGCGTATACGATTGGAGACAGCCGAGCGGCCATAGACTTCTTGCTGATGCGCTGGCCTTGCACGCTGAACCACAGCTACCAGACCGCCATTTATGTCTGTGGCCGGTCGATAGCCGACAGAAACGAAAACGCGGCGGCTCAGGAAGCCTTCATTGCCGCTCTGTCTGACGCGGATATTGCCTTCGACTTCATGCCCGCGTCATCTCAGGGTGGACAGGCCAAGGCTTAG
- a CDS encoding ISNCY family transposase codes for MRQERTVQSNIFDLFAEHEIGRELKAMSQWLDEHRDLLGLVAQDLRRHGVKETGREGLPAEAVLRCALLKQHRQLSYEELAFHLEDSASFRAFARLPWGCSPKKSVLHKTISAIRAGTFEAINRVLLTSARQDKVERGKVVRIDSTVTSALMHEPSDSSLLWDCVRVMVRLLQQAASLGSAILWHDHCRAAKKRSRAIQFTRGRPKRVQHYRALLRITRTTLSYLEQAAAQLPLAAGPAVERWQAQVRHYKPLIERIIAQTERRVLAGEAVPAGDKLVSLFEPHADIIVKGSRDVEYGHKINLTTGTSGLILDLVVEAGNPADSERLLPMLERHIGIWGEPPRQAAADGGYASRENLSGAKAWGVRDMAFHKKCGLKIEDMVKSRWVYRKLRNFRAGIEAGISCLKRAYGLGRCTWRGLDHFKTYVWSSVVAYNLALFARLRSN; via the coding sequence ATGCGCCAAGAACGCACCGTCCAATCCAATATATTCGATCTTTTCGCCGAACACGAGATCGGCCGCGAGCTGAAAGCCATGTCGCAATGGCTGGATGAGCATCGTGATCTGCTCGGGCTGGTAGCGCAGGACCTGCGCCGCCACGGCGTCAAGGAGACCGGCCGCGAGGGCCTGCCGGCGGAGGCCGTGCTGCGTTGCGCCCTGCTCAAACAACACCGTCAGTTGAGTTATGAGGAGCTGGCCTTTCATCTGGAAGATTCCGCCTCGTTCCGGGCTTTTGCCCGGCTGCCATGGGGGTGCAGCCCGAAGAAGTCGGTCTTGCACAAGACGATCAGCGCGATCCGGGCCGGGACCTTTGAAGCGATCAATCGCGTGCTGTTGACAAGCGCCCGGCAGGACAAGGTGGAACGCGGCAAGGTCGTGCGCATCGACAGCACCGTCACTTCGGCGCTGATGCACGAACCGAGCGACAGCAGTCTTTTGTGGGACTGCGTGCGGGTGATGGTGCGGCTGTTGCAGCAGGCGGCTTCCTTGGGCAGCGCCATCTTATGGCACGATCACTGCCGCGCGGCGAAGAAGCGATCCCGGGCGATCCAATTTACCCGCGGTCGTCCGAAACGAGTTCAGCACTATCGCGCGCTGCTCAGGATCACGCGCACCACCTTGAGCTATCTCGAACAGGCGGCGGCGCAGCTGCCCTTGGCGGCGGGCCCGGCGGTCGAACGCTGGCAGGCCCAAGTCCGCCACTATAAGCCGCTGATCGAACGGATCATCGCCCAGACCGAGCGGCGGGTCCTGGCCGGCGAGGCGGTGCCGGCTGGCGACAAGCTGGTCAGTTTGTTCGAGCCGCATGCCGACATCATCGTCAAAGGCAGCCGCGACGTCGAGTATGGCCATAAGATCAATTTGACCACCGGCACAAGCGGGCTGATCCTCGACCTCGTCGTCGAAGCCGGCAACCCGGCCGACAGCGAGCGCTTGCTGCCGATGCTGGAGCGTCACATTGGCATCTGGGGCGAGCCGCCACGGCAGGCCGCCGCCGACGGCGGCTATGCCAGCCGCGAAAATCTGAGCGGAGCCAAGGCCTGGGGCGTGCGAGACATGGCCTTCCACAAGAAGTGCGGCCTCAAGATCGAAGACATGGTCAAAAGCCGTTGGGTCTATCGCAAGCTACGCAACTTCCGCGCCGGCATCGAGGCCGGCATCTCCTGCCTCAAACGCGCCTACGGCTTGGGGCGCTGCACCTGGCGTGGGCTCGACCACTTCAAGACTTATGTCTGGTCCTCGGTGGTCGCTTACAATCTCGCCCTCTTCGCCCGCCTCAGATCGAACTGA
- a CDS encoding potassium channel family protein — MRRLFFIALVEQLRVVWPIMSGIITIMVGCGAAIWRIEDWGLGEALYFTFVTGLTIGYGDFTPKHFSARVLALVIGFAGIVLTGLIAAVTVKALNAADRNTAK; from the coding sequence ATGAGGCGCCTGTTCTTCATCGCCCTCGTCGAGCAGCTTCGTGTGGTCTGGCCAATCATGTCCGGGATCATTACGATAATGGTTGGATGTGGGGCTGCAATTTGGCGCATAGAGGATTGGGGGCTCGGCGAAGCTCTCTACTTCACCTTCGTAACAGGGCTCACCATCGGCTATGGCGATTTTACGCCCAAACATTTCTCGGCTCGGGTGCTCGCATTGGTAATCGGTTTTGCGGGGATTGTGTTGACTGGTCTCATTGCAGCGGTCACCGTCAAGGCCCTGAACGCGGCTGATCGGAACACTGCGAAATAA
- a CDS encoding IS110 family transposase, whose protein sequence is MEQIIRVGMDTSKHFFQLHGVNAAEQPVLRKKLRRKEMVAFFEKLPPTVVGIEACGGSHHWARLLGSLGHEVKLLPPQYVKPYVKRGKNDAADAEAVCEAMSRPTMRFVPIKSAESQATLMLFGMRDRLIRNRTQLANAIRGYAAEFGLTAAKGMYKVESLLERIAADENLPELARALFALHAKEYAQLQAELETIEAKLMAWHRENECSRRLAQIPAVGPIVASLLTMKTPAPELFRSGRDFAAWIGLTPRDHSTAGKPRLGVITRAGDEALRTAMVVGATSLLRQVRAGRGKNALPWLVNLLKRKPPKLAAVALANKIARIAWKMMVTGENYRKPAVQRPGMCSLSDQSVTVSGETKLPC, encoded by the coding sequence GTGGAACAGATTATCAGGGTCGGAATGGACACGTCTAAGCATTTTTTCCAGCTTCATGGTGTGAATGCTGCCGAGCAGCCGGTGCTGCGCAAGAAGCTGCGGCGCAAGGAGATGGTGGCGTTCTTCGAGAAGCTGCCGCCGACGGTAGTGGGGATCGAGGCGTGCGGGGGGTCGCATCACTGGGCGCGGTTGCTTGGATCGCTGGGGCACGAGGTGAAGCTGCTTCCGCCGCAATACGTCAAGCCCTATGTCAAGCGCGGCAAGAACGATGCCGCCGATGCCGAAGCGGTGTGCGAGGCGATGAGCCGGCCGACGATGCGCTTCGTTCCGATCAAGAGCGCCGAGAGCCAGGCGACGTTGATGCTGTTTGGCATGCGCGACCGGCTGATCCGTAACCGCACTCAACTCGCCAACGCGATCCGAGGTTATGCCGCCGAGTTCGGACTGACTGCCGCCAAGGGCATGTACAAGGTCGAGTCGCTGCTCGAGCGCATCGCAGCCGATGAGAATTTGCCCGAGTTGGCGCGCGCGCTGTTTGCACTTCACGCGAAGGAATATGCGCAACTGCAAGCGGAACTGGAGACCATCGAGGCAAAGCTGATGGCGTGGCACCGCGAAAACGAGTGCAGCCGGCGGCTGGCCCAGATCCCCGCTGTCGGCCCGATCGTCGCCTCGCTGCTGACCATGAAGACGCCGGCGCCCGAGCTCTTCCGATCGGGCCGCGACTTCGCCGCCTGGATTGGTCTGACGCCCAGGGATCATTCGACCGCCGGAAAACCCCGGCTTGGCGTCATCACGCGCGCGGGCGATGAAGCGTTACGAACCGCAATGGTGGTAGGTGCGACTTCACTTCTTCGTCAGGTTCGTGCCGGTCGTGGCAAGAACGCCTTGCCCTGGCTTGTCAACCTGCTCAAGCGCAAGCCGCCCAAGCTCGCGGCCGTGGCGCTGGCCAACAAGATCGCCCGCATCGCTTGGAAGATGATGGTCACCGGCGAAAATTATCGAAAACCTGCTGTTCAGCGACCTGGCATGTGCAG
- a CDS encoding ribbon-helix-helix domain-containing protein has protein sequence MASGSIHVKVGGQLQAHIQQQIGEDGLYENASEYIRALIRRDLQTRDEAWESLQKELAPAMRADDSEFVTVTAEDVIRRNQRR, from the coding sequence ATGGCTTCGGGAAGCATCCATGTGAAGGTCGGCGGCCAGTTGCAGGCCCATATTCAGCAGCAGATTGGTGAGGATGGCCTCTACGAAAATGCCAGCGAGTATATTCGTGCGCTAATCCGCCGCGACTTGCAGACACGGGATGAGGCATGGGAGTCACTGCAAAAGGAACTGGCTCCTGCCATGCGCGCAGATGACAGTGAATTTGTCACCGTCACGGCCGAGGATGTAATCCGTCGCAACCAGCGCCGTTGA